A stretch of Henckelia pumila isolate YLH828 chromosome 4, ASM3356847v2, whole genome shotgun sequence DNA encodes these proteins:
- the LOC140866336 gene encoding cinnamoyl-CoA reductase 1 — protein sequence MATAGGAKTTVKEAVCVTGANGFIGSWIVKTLLQNGYTTIHLSIFPGSDPSHLFSLAGPAVRLVVHEADLLDADAVAKAVEGCAGVFHVASPCTLEDPKDPQAELVDPAVKGTLNVLAAAKRFGVRRVVLTSSISAIVPNPRWPEGKVFDETSWTDLDYCKSRQKWYPVSKTLAEQAAWDFAKKNGLDVVAINPATCLGQLLQRGLNASCAVLQQLLQGSQDTQEYHWLGAVHVQDVAKAQLLLFETPAASGRYLCTNGIYQFGDFADKVTKLFPEFPVHRFTGETQPGLVARKDAAKRLIDLGLVFTPVEDAVRDTVFSLKEKGFLGQLQSSS from the exons ATGGCCACAGCCGGCGGAGCGAAAACCACCGTTAAAGAAGCAGTGTGCGTCACCGGAGCAAATGGTTTCATCGGCTCCTGGATCGTGAAAACCCTTCTTCAAAACGGCTACACAACCATCCACCTCTCTATTTTTCCCGGCTCGGACCCTTCTCACCTCTTTTCCCTCGCCGGCCCCGCCGTGAGGCTGGTGGTTCACGAGGCCGACCTCCTCGACGCTGACGCGGTGGCCAAGGCGGTAGAGGGATGCGCGGGTGTCTTCCACGTGGCGTCGCCGTGCACGCTGGAGGATCCCAAAGACCCTCAGGCGGAGCTGGTGGACCCCGCCGTTAAGGGTACCCTGAACGTGCTCGCCGCCGCGAAGAGGTTCGGAGTGCGGCGCGTGGTTCTGACGTCGTCGATCTCCGCCATTGTGCCGAACCCACGGTGGCCGGAGGGGAAGGTGTTTGATGAGACTTCGTGGACTGATCTTGACTACTGCAAGTCTCGACAG AAATGGTATCCAGTTTCAAAAACTTTAGCGGAACAAGCTGCATGGGATTTTGCCAAGAAAAACGGGTTGGATGTGGTAGCCATAAATCCGGCGACGTGTCTCGGGCAGCTTCTGCAACGGGGATTGAACGCAAGCTGCGCCGTGTTGCAACAGCTTCTGCAGGGTTCTCAAGATACGCAGGAGTATCACTGGTTAGGGGCTGTGCATGTCCAGGACGTAGCTAAGGCACAGTTATTGCTCTTCGAAACTCCGGCTGCCTCGGGTCGATATCTTTGCACCAATGGTATCTACCAGTTCGGGGATTTTGCGGACAAAGTCACCAAACTCTTCCCTGAGTTCCCAGTTCACAG ATTTACAGGCGAAACGCAGCCCGGCCTGGTGGCTCGTAAGGATGCAGCCAAGAGACTGATTGATTTGGGATTAGTGTTTACACCAGTTGAAGATGCTGTGAGGGACACAGTTTTTAGCCTTAAAGAAAAGGGCTTTCTGGGGCAGCTACAGTCGTCATCTTAG